In Plasmodium sp. gorilla clade G2 genome assembly, contig: PADLG01_00_2, whole genome shotgun sequence, the sequence gtgattataataataaaaaaaaaaaaaaaaaaaagagttttatataatataaaatacataaaaattatttatttaaaataacataatttaaaaaaaaaaatacaaaaaagacAAAAATATCATTCAATAAATTATaggaatattattttttttttaatatttttattatgtaatcattttaaaatatttaaaggttatatataacacataaaaaaaacaaaaacaaacaaacaaatacataaaaaattgaTATATCAAATCAACAacaaaaacaataataataataaaataatatatttgttcacattatttgaacaaaatataagattaatttttccatatttcttttttttttttgttcatatatatatatatatatatatatatatgtatatatatatatatatttttactcaCGTAAATAcctctatatatttatgcatTTACTTGTTGTTCTTCTGGTGAagtttgtattatttttcttttcccaTTTACgtcattatcattttcattattatttaataatgatCGATCTATTTCCTTTCGCATAGATGTTGCACTATATTTTCTTAATGCTTTTTGATGTGCTTGAGATATGTTCTTGTCTTCGAACTTTCTAAGTGCGATTTGAACTTCTTCTAGAACATCATCTTCTTCAGATTTTAATTCATCTTCTTTTAAATCATTCAAATGTGATTTGGATGTTCCCTTATTTTGATTGTTTTTTTGATTGttatttccatttttattttcttctgaTTGTTCTCCATTTTTACCATTATTCATACTACAACTACTATTTCCTTTTAATTTGTcttcatatttctttttaatttcatctatataaaaagaaaaatcttTAAATACATTGAATCGTTTTATCTTTAATGTTGGAGTAAGGTAATTATTCGTATCCCATTGTTTAGatgttaaatatatgtcattaattatattatatctatttaaattagtttttttataaatgtccatcattttcttctttacaTAATCAATATAAATAGTCTCATTTAATGTTTCATCAATTAATTTTTCTGAATAATTCTTTTCAGTAACTCGAGTTTTTTCTAacatattatcattctttAAACTTGTAAAAAGTAAAGACTTATCCACAGATATTATTCCCAATGGTCCATCCATAGAATCATCACCATATACGACACAAAAATTTACAAATGGAATTTGTGTATACAAATTATTTAACATATCAGTTTCTATATATTCCCCTTGAGATAATTTAACCAAACCCTTAGATCTATCTAAAAATGTTAAAGAACCATTATCATTAATTTGTACAATATCTCCTGTTTTAAAATAACCATCTTTTGTGAAAGAATTTTGTGTACATTCCTTTTCTAAAAAGTATCCACTAAACACAGAATCacttttaattaataattcaCCTTTAGGTAATATATCAGTTGCTTTATATGTTTCCCATGTCCTTACCTTATATTTTGTGCTAGGAGAAACAGGTACTCCCATACTTTCAGTGTTATCATCTTCTACATCTTGTAAAAAAATGGGACCAGTAAGTTCTGTTAATCCATACCCctgataatatttaatatttagtAAAACACTTAACTCAGCAGCAATATTTGGACATAATTTTCCACCACCATTTATAATTACACTCATATTTGGATTTATCACATCTTTAATTTTACTTGATACAGAAGTAATACCTTCAACTACTTTACTAAAACCTCCATTATTATTACCTTTACGTAAATTTATAGCCTGTTTTGCTATCCATTTCTTGCAACGTGTTAAGTTATTTATTTCGGtcataatatttgtatacaTTCTACTAAATATTTTTGGTACCCCAAATATTATTTCGCTTTGAGAATTTCTTATATCATCATTCAGATATTTAATATCTCTACtccatatattaatttttataccCAAAAATAAACACACTAAAACCATATTTCTTTCATACACATGAGATACAGGTAAATATGACAAATGTGTTCTAAGAGAATATTcttttaacatattattatcgcTTATTGGTATTAcactattataaaaattcttATTACTTAACATAGCACCCTTTGGTTTACCAGATGTTCCAGATGTATACACAATGGAGGAAATAAAATCAGGATCTTCGTTTTGAATTGTAACATTCATCACTTCTTTCTCTGTCATATTATCAAATAAGATAATACTTAACCCAACTGATTTagctttttcttttaatacatcaatcttttctattttttcgTTATCATATTCTAAGGAAGCCAAAATGGTATCTTCTCTCTTACCAGATTCTTTATAACTTCCTTTATTACTACTTTTTCTTAAACCATTagttttttcttcattttgtaCGTTCATTTTACTACCTTTAGTTAGATTATCTAGTATTATTAGCTTTTTCAAATATGGCAATTCATTTTTACGATTTAATATACCTTCAACCAAATCTAAGTCTAAACATAACCATTCTAATTTTGaactatttaatatatctacaATTATATCTATACTAAATTTCGATTGAATTACTAATGTTGTAATGCCACTCATCATACAAGCCAAATCAGTAATTAACCAATTAGTTGAATTATTACCATATAATCCTAATAGTCGAAATTTaccattatttttttcttcatcatatattttttctggAATACCTGTACCTTCATATGTTTTCAAAGAATGATTAAACGATAAcacctttttaaaaaaatttccaTATGTTATAGAATTCTCTACTTCTCCGCAACAATTCTCAACTATTgccaaattattattatctaatttatatttatctaaaaaaatattcataagatgtttatatttatatattgaacttttcattttataatctTTCATACAGTATACGCTcgattcatttttattttctgcACTTTTACATATTTCTGCGAAACGCTTTTTTCTATTAGTAGGTTGTGTTTGACATggtaaaacataaaatacatatataacaaacaaaaacaaacttaataaaatattcatcTTGTTCTATAAGAACATTGACAAtctaatacaaatatatatatacaacgtattattatatttaagtttctacaataaaattaaaaaaaaaaaaaaaaaaacaagaacaaaaaatgaatacataATGTCCTTATgattcaatatattatatgaaacaAATATAGTATtccttataaaaaatatattttctatgtaattttaaaaattttcaaatatgtattttatatatatatatatatatatattatattatatcatctaatgtttcatcttttaaaaatttgtgtatattttatttatacattattaataaaaataaaatttattagagaattatgaattaaaaataaataataatttaaaaatatttaacaaatatatatataaaataaaagaaatataaaacaaaaattaatttttcactatagataatttataaattcaattaaagtaatttttttttttttttttttttaaatatattctgtattcttaatatatagTAGTAAATATTTTgctttatttcttttttagaatatttctttttccatgatatttttaagtaaaatttatatttattctataacattatatatatatatatatatatatatatatatatatataggttatcatatatgtatatggtTTTATTTAAGGTAGTATTTAACATTAAAATAAACAACAatacattattaaaaaaaaaaagaaaaaatcaaataaaatataaattaaaaaaaaaaaaaaaaataaataaatacaaatatataaatgataactTTTAAACGTTTTatcaattatattaaaaatatataaattataatatattttattctaatgatataatttaatctttcctttttttttttttttttcgttatacaaaaaatattattgtatacatatatattaaaattttatttttattcgtacataatgtattatttttttttttttttttctatttattaatttattgcATGTATATGATGTATATTTCATTCTATGTTGAAtctttaatttatatatagtatttatttattactttaatttttatttatatttttttttttttttttttattcttagtatacttattattttaatatatatatatatatatatatatatatatatatatttttataattttttttaaaaaacattagattattattttttttaaataataattttaaaaataaattatattatataaacacatatttaaatgttattatattatataaatatattattaattatattatttctatatatttaatttttcttttttttcaagaTATTTTGAACGTTATAAATTTTTGAATACTGTTCCGTAagcaaaaataatatacttatatatattattttactttttttttaataattattattttaaaaatagaaatatatatatatatatatatatatatattatggatatatattatataataaaatatattattagttctcattattcttatttgatgttatatatgtgataaagataataatatttttaatatgaagatattattataacatcaaaattttatagaacattttttttaattacatttataatattttatgattttaaaagtataaataaattaatatatagttatatatttttgtatagttttaatacattaaatacataatttaaaatagtATTAAACTTTtgtaatatacaaatatatatttttttttaattataaaaaaccatatttctttatttcaactttattttcaatttttttaaaatatagttttaggaatttaattttaatatataatatatattcaaatattatatatttttttttaatataataaatcgttgctatataaaataacacAAACATACAATaagtattaatattattttacattcctctgtatagaaaaaaatataaatagtatAAACTCTTCATAATAAACTTAATAAATCTTAAGATATATTACAATTTACTgttaacaaataatataaaaatatatgatacaatatattcatatatatatatattataattatgaatGATTCAAGTAGTTAgcacatatattattcccttaatttatacatatatttattttattttttttttttttattataatatttattatatatatgtgttaataTGTTCCTACATtgcaaaatattatatatacattattcttattaaatataaataacaaatatacttataattatattcattttaatacACATCTGTACATACATTTAAATTACTCTTTATGCAAATAaccatattataaaaacaaaacatatattgttataaaaaaaaacacacacatatatatatttccatcatattcaaaaaaaaaaaaaaattaataaatacttgcatttttttttttttaacattatattgataaaaataaaaaaataatatattgatatgaaagactaatttaaaaataaatttgatCAGCAAACAAACAGAAATAGTCAAATATGAGataactatatattatagtgtaacaatcaaaaaaataaagaatttatatataaatatatatatatatttataattaattataaaaaataaataaaagaatataatatttaaacaaaaatatactgttttcttttgtatatgtatacaaaTGTACAAATCATAAATtcaagaataatataaatacctTATAAAAAAgtcatttattaattattattaaataaaaaaataagtattctttatttttttgaaaaacatTTTCAAAATGTATTCTATATTGCTaaatacattatttatatataacatatgaccaacataaaaaatatttgcatgtatttttttcaatatatcttattatatatatatatatatatatataattaaataaataaaatagtgATAAAAAGATAACATGGAATTACTCATAAATGtatttaattgttttttttaaaacaaaaagtacaaatatatatttatacaacagaattttttaaataaatgcAAATAtagttttaatttatataatatacataaatatagaGAGAGAtagaaaaatgaataatatatttttacaatatattttaatcatAGAAGTAATcatttatacaaaaaaaaaaaaacataaagatgatttttattttttttaaatacattaTAAATGAACATGTGTATTTTAACGTAAATAttagaaaattaaaaatatttaataagaaaATGAAAGTACAATAAATTGAATGTATAAACTTAGTTgccttataataatatattatacattaaGTAGTAATTGTTtcaatatacaaaaaattatatattttctaaacGTTATCATGTTATtacataaaatttattacatattcttttatatacacACCTATAATATGGATACTtcgaagaaaaatataaacctttgaagaataaatatatttatatacatatatatattcatacaaCATAGTTTAACAGATTTACTATAACATtgcttttatatataaatacaatatgaataaaaaaaagattatatatatttatctatgttattataatattataagattGATTCAActatgatatataattaaagttATAGACATCAAATAAACTAATttctaataaatttataaaacaaaacacacaataaaaatagtatataataaatagaataaaatatatattaagactgtataaaatatttttcatataaatcttttataacataaatataattaaaaataaaacataatcatattatacatttctataaaaatatataatggggcatattcaatatatcatttattttattttcacatTTTATTCACTTATAtgcataatataatatttcatattatatatatgttgtatatttatatgtgtctgtacatatatatgtttatttccTTAAGTTATTAATATGTGTTATAAACCATTTATaagcatatattatttttttgttatttttttttttacccgatatattacaaataataaaaataattaaaatattatgattgtCACACTATACATGTATAAAAcgttacatattatatatagaatggttttttttttttttctgtgatatatttatatatatatatatatatatatatatatatatatatatatgttattttatttatttatgttttcatATATTCCTTCATGTATTACATGtaatcttatatattttacttatTTGCAACacagaaatattaaattatattcctTTCCATGTTTTGATTAAATGaactttttaataaatttgtaTATTCTGTATGTAAATCTTTTATTAAAGTTCTCCATGATAATCTATAAGCCATTACAAATATTCtaaattcaaatatattatgaggAGTAACAGTTGaccatttattaaaaatctCATTAATAGtcttatcataattattactatACTTCTTAATTATCATATTACATTCATTTAATATGTTATTCAATTTATCATGTGGCAATCTACTTCTATTTCTTAGTCTCAAAaattgattatataaatttctttttaaaaggTTAATTTTGCTTtcctcattttttaaaacccTTTTCCATATGTCTATTAATTTTTTGGTTTCTTCAGATTCATCTcccaataataatatgtctttatttatttgtaaatcatttttatttgttaataaTGTGCATTCActatttttatcaaaatttatttcatatgtagtacatatatctttattcaataaatctttaaataatgttttattttcattgaatatatttgataCATCTCCATTAAGATATTGACTTAATATATCATGCTCATTTAATATGATAACCtccttattaatattacataaCCTTAATAAACTGTTAGCACGTTTAACTAAACAACATCCAAAACCCTGAGTAGTATTATCACCTATTTTACTTAAAAATTCTTCTACTGTTTGTTCTCCACTTTTAGAATAAAAAGATTCTTCAAAATTCTCATCAATATattcattcttattattaaagGGTTCTTCAGTTGGTGTCTCAACAACAACATCAGCAGATTCATTGGTAGACAGCATCCTAttgcatatattataattgaaTTTAATTGGAGACACAGAGTGATTTAAGCCATCATAATtaaactataaaaaaaaaaaaaaaaaaaaaaaaaaatgtattaaacataacattcatatataaaaatatatgtatatagatATTTCAATATTAAATTACTTGTACATGTACAATTCCCAGAACaactaaatataaattaattttgtaatttttaattatattcattttaaataaaagaaaaaatataatacaattagataataatataaaaaagagcaaaatatattataattataactatattatatatttataaatatccaAATGCttataaacaaattaatatcaaaatatatataatttattatatatatatatatatatatatatatatatatatatatatatatatatatatttatattaataataatataaacaaaatttttataaattaaaatagaaaaatatattacaataaagaaaaaactataataaaataaagaaaaaaaattaaaagaaatataatttaatactatgaaatttaaaattattacatatatataatatatataatatatatattatataaagaaaaatacgAAATATagttatttaaataattttttattatcataaaatataaaaataaaattattaatttaaaaaaataataaaataaaataaaataatatattattaatttaataataatatttcttctatattcttattcttttttaaataaatattatttaaaaaattatcatataatatgtataaaattaaagaCACAATGCAtgcttttaaaaaagaataatatttctcaaataatataaatcatatatacatcatatattatatataaatactttaaatattaaaacctTAGAGAATATAGAATACGTGTTTTGAAAatacttttttataaatattaaatcatttattctatatatattcatactttgaaatattatatttatttttataaaagtaaaaataaaaaataaattaatatttctaGTCCACATTTAAATACATAGAATATCTCCATTGTAATTTTCGTTTATTTtcttacatattttataattttaaaaatatatttaataaaatgatttaaagaaaataatagtaaaagtaataataatgaaaaaaaatatacatatatataaaacttttaacaatatcaatataaaaaaccaaaaccatatatatatatatatatattaaatatgaaaaaatatatatatatatatatatatcacattTAATTAACAATAGtactattaaaattaaaaacaaaaaaataataatctatacctggtataatatattttaatataatgtatTGTATAAgattgtatattataaaaatatattatattaagcATTAACCTTTTGTatacaattatttataaatttttatatattttgaaatagtatatatattatgtctaaaatttattatatgataattccacattaacataatataataatttgacTGAATtgtcatttttaataattatattatagtattttattatgatatatattttaaacataatatgtttttttttttttttttttttttttttttttattttcccttaaagaataataaataagtgtgttgttttttttttatataataaggtttatttatttaattttttttaaggttattattaaaaaatatttaaattaatcataacgttttttttcttgttcatattaatatttccaaaaaatgtaatatattttcaatatatatatataagttataataatataaaataataacaaatatatgcgtgaaaaataaaaaaatttgaacataaaaaaaaaaattataaataaataaaaacaaaaatttataataataaaaattataatataaatatttcaaattacaaaataatttaaaattttatatttttttatatatataaacaaataaatttaataaatatataaaaacatgataatcttatataataagaaaaattattatatacaaacattgatataaaatataacaataatttaaaaagtaatgta encodes:
- a CDS encoding acyl-CoA synthetase, putative produces the protein MNILLSLFLFVIYVFYVLPCQTQPTNRKKRFAEICKSAENKNESSVYCMKDYKMKSSIYKYKHLMNIFLDKYKLDNNNLAIVENCCGEVENSITYGNFFKKVLSFNHSLKTYEGTGIPEKIYDEEKNNGKFRLLGLYGNNSTNWLITDLACMMSGITTLVIQSKFSIDIIVDILNSSKLEWLCLDLDLVEGILNRKNELPYLKKLIILDNLTKGSKMNVQNEEKTNGLRKSSNKGSYKESGKREDTILASLEYDNEKIEKIDVLKEKAKSVGLSIILFDNMTEKEVMNVTIQNEDPDFISSIVYTSGTSGKPKGAMLSNKNFYNSVIPISDNNMLKEYSLRTHLSYLPVSHVYERNMVLVCLFLGIKINIWSRDIKYLNDDIRNSQSEIIFGVPKIFSRMYTNIMTEINNLTRCKKWIAKQAINLRKGNNNGGFSKVVEGITSVSSKIKDVINPNMSVIINGGGKLCPNIAAELSVLLNIKYYQGYGLTELTGPIFLQDVEDDNTESMGVPVSPSTKYKVRTWETYKATDILPKGELLIKSDSVFSGYFLEKECTQNSFTKDGYFKTGDIVQINDNGSLTFLDRSKGLVKLSQGEYIETDMLNNLYTQIPFVNFCVVYGDDSMDGPLGIISVDKSLLFTSLKNDNMLEKTRVTEKNYSEKLIDETLNETIYIDYVKKKMMDIYKKTNLNRYNIINDIYLTSKQWDTNNYLTPTLKIKRFNVFKDFSFYIDEIKKKYEDKLKGNSSCSMNNGKNGEQSEENKNGNNNQKNNQNKGTSKSHLNDLKEDELKSEEDDVLEEVQIALRKFEDKNISQAHQKALRKYSATSMRKEIDRSLLNNNENDNDVNGKRKIIQTSPEEQQVNA